Proteins encoded by one window of Sus scrofa isolate TJ Tabasco breed Duroc chromosome 12, Sscrofa11.1, whole genome shotgun sequence:
- the NXPH3 gene encoding neurexophilin-3 produces MQLTRCCFVFLVQGSLYLVICGQDDGPPGSEDTEHEDRESQPRPRMPRKRGHISPKSRPVANSPLLGLLAPPGEAWGVLGQPPSRPNHSAPPSAKVKKIFGWGDFYSNIKTVALNLLVTGKIVDHGNGTFSVHFRHNATGQGNISISLVPPSKAVEFHQEQQIFIEAKASKIFNCRMEWEKVERGRRISLCTHDPAKTCSRDHAQSSATWSCSQPFKVVCVYIAFYSTDYRLVQKVCPDYNYHSDTPYYPSG; encoded by the coding sequence GTCATCTGCGGCCAGGATGACGGTCCCCCTGGCTCAGAGGACACTGAGCACGAAGACCGGGAGAGCCAGCCCCGGCCTCGGATGCCTCGCAAGCGAGGCCACATCTCACCAAAGTCCCGCCCCGTGGCCAACTCTCCTCTCCTAGGGCTGCTGGCTCCACCTGGGGAGGCATGGGGCGTCCTCGGGCAGCCCCCCAGTCGCCCGAACCACAGCGCCCCCCCGTCAGCCAAGGTGAAGAAAATCTTTGGCTGGGGCGACTTCTACTCCAACATCAAGACGGTGGCCCTGAACCTGCTGGTCACGGGGAAGATCGTGGACCACGGCAACGGGACCTTCAGCGTCCACTTCCGACACAATGCCACGGGCCAGGGCAACATCTCCATCAGCCTCGTGCCCCCCAGCAAAGCTGTCGAGTTCCACCAGGAGCAGCAGATCTTCATTGAAGCCAAGGCCTCCAAAATCTTCAACTGCCGGATGGAGTGGGAGAAGGTGGAACGGGGCCGCCGGATCTCCCTCTGCACCCATGACCCGGCCAAGACCTGCTCCCGAGACCACGCTCAGAGCTCGGCCACCTGGAGCTGCTCGCAGCCCTTCAAAGTCGTCTGCGTCTACATCGCCTTCTACAGCACGGACTACAGGCTGGTCCAGAAGGTGTGCCCGGATTACAACTACCACAGCGATACTCCCTACTACCCCTCCGGGTGA